From one Streptomyces sp. NBC_01478 genomic stretch:
- a CDS encoding GcvT family protein → MAGPRVVIIGAGVVGAALADEISARGWTEVTVVDQGPLPATGGSSSHAPGLVFQTNSSKTMTELARYTVEKFCSLDVDGKPCFLQVGGLEVATTPERVAELHRRHGWITAWGIEARLLTPEECVEHHPLLNPDKVLGGLLVPTDGLAKAVLAVEAQIRRATDRGVTFLARHEVLDVQQSEGRVTGVLTDQGEIPADIVVCCAGIWGPKIARMVGMNLPLTPLGHQLAWTGPVPALAGRTEEAVRPILRHQDADLYYRDRFDAIGIGYYGHRPMPISADDILSVGEADDMPSVLKFTEDDFAPAWTETQSLLPATKDAKVEEGINGLFSFTTDNFPLLGESSDVKGFWVAEAVWVTHSAGVGRAMAEWLVDGHCSSFDLHECDVNRFEPHQLAPEYVLARDCQNFVEVYDILHPLQPSGKPRPIRTSPFHTRQQEHGAVFLEANGWERPQWYEANSGLVEGRSIPTPNDWAAQYWSPIVGAEAQATRETVAMYDMTALKRLEVTGPGAADFLEGLVTGKVAKSVGSVTYTLLLDEDGGIRSDITVARLARDRFQVGANGNLDLDWFTRHLPADGTVQVRDITPGTCCIGLWGPLARKVLQPLTDEDFTNDGLKYFRAKRAYIGTVPVTAMRLSYVGELGWELYTTADQGQKLWDTLWQAAKPLGGVIAGRGAFNSLRLEKGYRSFGTDMTYEHDPYEAGVGFAVKLDKGDFVGKAALERRKADVQRQLTCLTIDDPHSVVMGKEPVYDGERAVGYVTSAAYGYTIGKGIAYAWLPAELATPGTTLHIGYFDERVEAVVAQEPLFDPTMSRLRG, encoded by the coding sequence GCACGCCCCGGGACTGGTCTTCCAGACCAACTCCTCGAAGACCATGACCGAGTTGGCCCGCTACACGGTCGAGAAGTTCTGCTCCCTCGACGTCGACGGCAAGCCCTGCTTCCTCCAGGTCGGCGGCCTCGAGGTCGCCACCACCCCCGAGCGCGTCGCGGAACTCCACCGCCGCCACGGCTGGATCACCGCCTGGGGCATCGAGGCCCGTCTGCTCACCCCCGAGGAGTGCGTCGAGCACCACCCGCTCCTCAACCCCGACAAGGTCCTCGGCGGCCTCCTGGTCCCCACCGACGGCCTCGCGAAAGCCGTCCTCGCGGTGGAGGCCCAGATCCGCCGGGCCACGGACCGTGGCGTGACCTTCCTGGCCCGCCACGAGGTCCTGGACGTCCAGCAGTCCGAGGGCCGCGTCACCGGCGTGCTCACCGACCAGGGCGAGATCCCCGCCGACATCGTCGTGTGCTGCGCCGGCATCTGGGGCCCGAAGATCGCCCGCATGGTCGGCATGAACCTCCCGCTGACCCCGCTCGGCCACCAGCTCGCCTGGACCGGTCCAGTACCCGCCCTCGCCGGCCGGACCGAGGAGGCCGTCCGCCCGATCCTGCGCCACCAGGACGCCGACCTCTACTACCGCGACCGCTTCGACGCCATCGGCATCGGCTACTACGGCCACCGCCCGATGCCCATCTCGGCCGACGACATCCTCTCGGTCGGCGAGGCCGACGACATGCCGTCCGTCCTCAAGTTCACGGAGGACGACTTCGCGCCCGCCTGGACGGAGACCCAGTCCCTGCTCCCCGCGACGAAGGACGCGAAGGTGGAGGAGGGCATCAACGGCCTCTTCTCCTTCACCACCGACAACTTCCCCCTCCTCGGCGAGAGTTCGGACGTCAAGGGCTTCTGGGTCGCCGAGGCGGTCTGGGTCACGCACTCGGCGGGCGTCGGCCGCGCGATGGCCGAGTGGCTGGTCGACGGACACTGTTCGTCCTTCGACCTCCACGAGTGCGACGTCAACCGCTTCGAGCCGCACCAACTCGCCCCCGAATACGTCCTGGCCCGCGACTGCCAGAACTTCGTCGAGGTCTACGACATCCTCCACCCCCTCCAGCCGTCCGGGAAGCCGCGCCCGATCCGCACCAGCCCCTTCCACACCCGCCAGCAGGAACACGGCGCGGTCTTCCTGGAGGCGAACGGCTGGGAGCGCCCGCAGTGGTACGAGGCCAACTCGGGCCTGGTGGAAGGCCGTTCGATCCCGACCCCGAACGACTGGGCGGCGCAGTACTGGTCGCCCATCGTCGGCGCCGAGGCACAGGCCACCCGCGAGACCGTCGCGATGTACGACATGACGGCCCTCAAGCGCCTCGAAGTGACCGGCCCCGGCGCCGCCGACTTTCTGGAGGGCCTGGTCACCGGCAAGGTCGCCAAGTCGGTCGGCTCGGTGACGTACACGCTCCTGCTGGACGAGGACGGCGGCATCCGCAGCGACATCACCGTCGCCCGCCTGGCCCGCGACCGCTTCCAGGTCGGCGCCAACGGCAACCTCGACCTCGACTGGTTCACCCGCCACCTGCCCGCCGATGGAACGGTCCAGGTCCGCGACATCACCCCCGGCACCTGCTGCATCGGCCTGTGGGGCCCACTGGCCCGCAAGGTCCTCCAGCCCCTGACGGACGAGGACTTCACGAACGACGGCCTCAAGTACTTCCGCGCCAAGCGGGCCTACATTGGAACGGTCCCGGTCACCGCCATGCGCCTCTCCTACGTCGGCGAACTCGGCTGGGAGCTGTACACCACCGCCGACCAGGGCCAGAAACTCTGGGACACCCTGTGGCAGGCGGCCAAGCCCCTCGGCGGTGTCATCGCCGGACGCGGCGCCTTCAACAGCCTCCGCCTGGAGAAGGGTTACCGCTCCTTCGGCACCGACATGACCTACGAGCACGACCCCTACGAGGCCGGCGTCGGCTTCGCCGTCAAGCTAGACAAGGGCGACTTCGTCGGCAAGGCGGCCCTGGAACGCCGAAAGGCCGACGTACAAAGGCAGTTGACCTGCCTCACCATCGACGACCCCCATTCGGTCGTCATGGGCAAGGAGCCGGTCTACGACGGCGAGCGCGCCGTCGGCTACGTCACCAGCGCCGCCTACGGCTACACGATCGGCAAGGGCATCGCCTATGCCTGGCTGCCGGCCGAACTCGCCACCCCGGGAACGACCTTGCACATCGGCTACTTCGACGAGCGCGTCGAGGCGGTCGTGGCGCAGGAGCCGTTGTTCGACCCGACGATGTCCCGCCTCCGAGGCTAG